In a single window of the Gossypium hirsutum isolate 1008001.06 chromosome D02, Gossypium_hirsutum_v2.1, whole genome shotgun sequence genome:
- the LOC107910032 gene encoding uncharacterized protein At1g66480, which yields MGNSLGGKKMTKVMKINGETMKLKTPVRAEQVVKDYPGHVLLESEAVKHFGIRAKPLQSHQNLEPKRLYFLVELPEAPKERVPRRVRSGINMSAKDRLESLMLSRRSVSDLTLMKPIIAIPEEENEEEGGGPESGAMRVKMRLPKSQVERLIKESLNEREAAEKIMQLCVANTGNSSRAEADKQPQLHWKASHGSIGDGFKAREKRVSFMAMNEGGSQIAVTS from the exons ATGGGGAATAGCTTGGGAGGGAAAAAGATGACCAAAGTGATGAAAATAAACGGGGAAACAATGAAGTTGAAGACCCCAGTGAGAGCAGAGCAAGTGGTGAAAGATTATCCAGGGCATGTACTGTTAGAATCAGAAGCCGTTAAGCATTTCGGGATTCGAGCAAAGCCATTGCAGTCGCATCAAAACTTGGAGCCCAAGAGGCTTTACTTCTTGGTAGAGTTGCCAGAGGCTCCCAAAGAGAGAGTCCCGAGAAGGGTCCGGTCGGGAATAAACATGAGTGCTAAAGACAGGCTGGAAAGCTTGATGCTATCGAGGAGATCCGTATCGGATCTTACACTCATGAAACCCATAATTGCGATCCCCGAGGAGGAGAATGAAGAGGAAGGAGGAGGGCCGGAGAGTGGAGCAATGAGGGTAAAAATGAGGCTTCCCAAGTCCCAAGTTGAGAGATTGATCAAAGAAAGTCTAAATGAGAGAGAGGCAGCAGAGAAAATCATGCAACTTTGTGTGGCAAACACCGGGAACAGCTCACGTGCTGAAGCTGATAAGCAGCCGCAACTGCATTGGAAAGCCAGCCATGGAAGCATCGGAGATGGTTTCAAGGCTCGTGAG AAACGGGTGAGTTTCATGGCAATGAATGAAGGAGGGAGCCAAATAGCAGTGACATcttaa